In the genome of Marispirochaeta aestuarii, one region contains:
- a CDS encoding DsrE family protein, which produces MEKELNILWTNADPVTAEKMVFMYAGNSLKRNWWEKVTVIIWGATAQLIADNDAIRTSIISLIDQGVYFSACKACADQLGVTGQLEEMGIEVKYWGEPLTEILQSGKKIISV; this is translated from the coding sequence ATGGAAAAAGAACTCAACATACTCTGGACAAATGCTGATCCTGTAACTGCAGAAAAAATGGTCTTCATGTACGCAGGCAATTCATTGAAAAGAAACTGGTGGGAAAAGGTGACCGTAATAATATGGGGAGCGACTGCTCAACTCATAGCTGATAACGATGCCATACGTACATCAATTATCTCACTTATAGACCAGGGAGTATATTTTTCTGCCTGCAAAGCCTGTGCAGATCAGCTGGGTGTAACCGGGCAGCTGGAAGAGATGGGTATTGAAGTCAAATACTGGGGAGAACCGCTGACGGAGATACTGCAAAGCGGAAAAAAGATAATCTCTGTATAG
- a CDS encoding GNAT family N-acetyltransferase has translation MIRQLDLKHIDQAVRLFREVVEDMQKRGIDQWDEVYPALADITDDLHKGWGFGYFDGNTLIGYVALNEESDPEYETGNWQYTEGRPLYFHRLAVRPAFQSKGIAGSLIRFAEKYALETGYASIRLDAFPPNTAAVAMYEKRGYSRAGYVTFRKGRFVLLEKALYST, from the coding sequence ATGATACGCCAACTGGACCTTAAGCATATCGACCAGGCAGTCCGGCTTTTCCGCGAAGTTGTCGAGGACATGCAGAAAAGAGGTATCGATCAGTGGGACGAGGTCTATCCCGCCCTCGCTGATATTACCGATGATCTGCACAAGGGCTGGGGCTTCGGATACTTTGACGGGAATACGCTTATCGGTTATGTTGCCCTGAACGAGGAATCTGATCCCGAGTATGAAACCGGAAACTGGCAGTACACCGAAGGCCGTCCCCTCTATTTTCATCGCCTGGCCGTCCGGCCGGCCTTCCAGAGCAAAGGAATAGCCGGAAGCCTGATACGCTTTGCGGAAAAATATGCCCTGGAAACAGGTTACGCCTCGATCCGCCTGGACGCTTTTCCACCCAATACAGCAGCTGTAGCCATGTACGAAAAACGGGGTTACTCCCGGGCAGGGTATGTCACCTTCAGAAAAGGCAGATTTGTTCTGCTGGAGAAAGCTCTTTACTCCACGTGA